A genome region from Setaria italica strain Yugu1 chromosome III, Setaria_italica_v2.0, whole genome shotgun sequence includes the following:
- the LOC101777668 gene encoding phosphoglycerate mutase-like protein AT74H yields MSHDAAARHPIATPREAEEGEEGHHPGRDSVDSPSSECRFCEMTRQHHPQCARRLPKRIILVRHGESQGNLDMSAYTTTPDYRIPLTALGAEQARAAGRGIRDVVASGGGNWKVYFYVSPYARTRATLREIGRAFPRDRVIGAREECRVREQDFGNFQVEERMRAVKETRQRFGRFFFRFPEGESAADVFDRVASFLESLWRDIDMGRLDQDPSCETNLVIVSHGLTSRVFLMKWFKWTVAQFERLNNFDNCEFRVMQLGPGGEYSLLVHHTKEELEQWGMSPEMIADQQWRASANRRSWAEECSSFIDSFFEDPKDSESSSEDEEEEKENGKIKHLE; encoded by the exons ATGTCACACGACGCGGCTGCGCGCCACCCCATCGCCACCCCTCGAGAagcagaggaaggagaagaaggccaCCACCCCGGCCGGGACAGTGTCGACTCGCCCAGCAGCGAGTGCCGGTTCTGCGAGATGACGCGGCAGCACCACCCGCAGTGCGCGCGCCGGCTGCCGAAGCGGATCATCCTGGTCCGGCACGGCGAGAGCCAGGGGAACCTCGACATGTCAGCGTACACCACCACCCCCGACTACCGCATCCCGCTCACGGCGCTGGGCGCCGAGCAGGCGCGCGCCGCGGGCCGGGGCATCCGGGACgtggtggcgagcggcggcggcaactggAAGGTCTACTTCTACGTGTCCCCCTACGCGCGCACCCGCGCCACGCTGCGGGAGATCGGACGCGCCTTCCCGCGGGACCGCGTCATCGGCGCCCGTGAGGAGTGCCGCGTCCGGGAGCAGGACTTCGGCAACTTCCAGGTCGAGGAGCGGATGCGCGCCGTCAAGGAGACACGCCAGCGCTTCGGCCGCTTCTTCTTCCGCTTCCCCGAGGGCGAgtccgccgccgacgtcttCGACCGCGTCGCAA GCTTCTTGGAGTCGCTGTGGCGGGACATCGACATGGGGAGGCTGGATCAGGACCCGAGCTGCGAGACCAACCTGGTAATCGTGTCGCACGGCCTCACCTCGCGGGTGTTCCTCATGAAGTGGTTCAAGTGGACGGTGGCCCAGTTCGAGCGCCTCAACAACTTCGACAACTGCGAGTTCAGGGTCATGCAGCTGGGGCCCGGCGGGGAGTACTCCCTCCTCGTCCACCACACCAAGGAGGAGCTCGAGCAGTGGGGCATGTCGCCGGAGATGATCGCCGACCAGCAGTGGCgcgcctccgccaaccgccgcAGCTGGGCCGAGGAATGCTCCTCCTTCATCGACTCCTTCTTCGAGGACCCCAAGGACTCTGAGAGCTCGtcggaggatgaggaagaggagaaggagaatGGCAAGATCAAGCACCTGGAGTAA
- the LOC101780386 gene encoding S-adenosylmethionine decarboxylase proenzyme 4: MASSGFEGFEKRLELVFSLPSCGDGARAQHGLRLLPVGALREALDTVQCAVVSAAGNAAFDAYVLSESSLFVYPSRAILKTCGTTRLLRAVPILLRAAAGELGLALRSCRYSRGSYLFPEAQPFPHADFADEIRFLDGAVLSALRFRRSSVMPPSQRHSQQQHKWHVYAASTSDDDQHVDGATHFTVEVCMTELDRTLARQFYLTTTPGDGRRTSHAIGDAMTAASGLGDVNPRSLAFGYAFAPCGYSMNALDGARYATVHVTPEDGHSYASYECGGAEAGCALASVGKAIAVFRPATVSVSVCYDGAGTEAINTASIWSAVADAVEPMGLACRSRAAEAFPGATTVTYQTFTRTPASLDMINHS, translated from the coding sequence ATGGCTTCTTCCGGGTTCGAGGGTTTCGAGAAGCGTCTCGAGCTCGTGTTCTCACTGCCGAGCTGTGGCGACGGCGCGCGGGCGCAGCACGGGCTCCGGCTGCTGCCGGTGGGCgcgctccgggaggcgctggataCCGTGCAGTGCGCCGTGGTGTCGGCTGCGGGGAACGCGGCGTTCGACGCGTACGTGCTGTCGGAGTCGAGCCTGTTCGTGTACCCGTCCCGCGCCATCCTCAAGACGTGCGGCACCACCCGGCTGCTGCGCGCCGTGCCGATcctgctccgcgccgccgccggcgagctcgggcTCGCGCTCCGGTCGTGCCGGTACTCGCGCGGCTCGTACCTCTTCCCCGAGGCGCAGCCGTTCCCGCACGCCGACTTCGCCGACGAGATCCGGTTCCTCGACGGCGCCGTCCTGAGCGCCCTCCGCTTCCGCCGCTCCAGCGTGATGCCGCCGTCGCAGAGGCACAGTCAGCAGCAGCACAAGTGGCACGTGTACGCGGCGTCGACCTCCGACGACGACCAGCACGTCGACGGCGCGACGCATTTCACCGTGGAGGTGTGCATGACGGAGCTGGACCGCACGCTAGCCAGGCAGTTCTACCTGACGACTACCCCCGGCGACGGCCGCCGGACCAGCCACGCCATCGGCGACGCgatgacggcggcgtcggggctcGGCGACGTGAACCCGCGCTCGCTCGCCTTCGGGTACGCGTTCGCGCCGTGCGGGTACTCGATGAACGCGCTGGACGGCGCGCGCTACGCCACCGTGCACGTGACCCCCGAGGACGGGCACAGCTACGCCAGCTACGAGTGCGGCGGCGCTGAGGCCGGATGCGCGCTCGCGTCCGTCGGCAAGGCCATCGCCGTGTTCCGCCCGGCCACTGTCTCTGTCTCAGTCTGCTACGATGGCGCCGGTACGGAAGCCATTAACACCGCGTCGATATGGTCGGCGGTCGCGGACGCCGTGGAGCCCATGGGCCTCGCCTGCCGGAGCCGGGCGGCCGAGGCCTTCCCGGGCGCGACGACGGTGACGTACCAAACGTTCACGCGTACTCCGGCTTCACTCGACATGATCAATCACAGCTAG